A window of Microbacterium luteolum contains these coding sequences:
- the kdpB gene encoding potassium-transporting ATPase subunit KdpB has product MTIDTDVHEPDVSSRSARSTTEAPARAFGWAQLVQALPGALRKLNPTALVRNPVMLLVWVGAAFTTVLAIAEPFLGGPADSGGTPVPAPFTWGIAVWLWLTVLFANVAESVAEGRGKAQAATLRKTRTSTMARRVVAHDMSSDPLAESAEVVEVSSAELQRDDVVIVTAGELIPGDGDIIAGIATVDESAITGESAPVIRESGGDRSAVTGGTRVLSDRIVVRITSKPGETFVDRMIALVEGASRQRTPNEIALNILLASLSIVFVVVVLALNPIASYAASPVSIPVLIALLVCLIPTTIGALLSAIGIAGMDRLVQRNVLAMSGRAVEAAGDVTTLLLDKTGTITYGNRRAHEVLPLQGVGDAELLRIAALSSLADPTPEGASIVELAASRGIRVEQPTDAVIVPFTAQTRMSGLDLADGTQIRKGAGSAVRAWLGLGGDDTELTSLTDAVASSGGTPLVVAVKGPEGVSSRSARSTTEAADDDRILGVVHLKDIVKDGLRERFDELRSMGIRTVMITGDNPLTAKAIAAEAGVDDFLAEATPEQKLELIRREQEGGRLVAMTGDGTNDAPALAQADVGVAMNTGTSAAKEAGNMVDLDSDPTKLIDIVRIGKQLLITRGALTTFSLANDIAKYFAIIPAMFMGVFPGLATLNIMQLHSPASAVTSAIIFNAIVIVFLIPLALRGVKYRPASASQILQRNLLIYGLGGVIAPFIGIKLIDLVVSLIPGF; this is encoded by the coding sequence ATGACAATCGATACCGACGTTCACGAGCCTGACGTTTCGTCTCGCTCCGCTCGCTCGACGACCGAGGCGCCTGCCCGCGCCTTCGGATGGGCACAGCTCGTGCAGGCGCTCCCTGGAGCGCTGCGCAAGCTGAACCCGACCGCGCTCGTGCGCAACCCCGTGATGCTGCTGGTCTGGGTCGGCGCCGCCTTCACCACGGTGCTCGCGATCGCGGAGCCGTTCCTGGGCGGACCGGCCGACTCCGGTGGAACGCCCGTCCCCGCCCCGTTCACCTGGGGCATCGCGGTGTGGCTGTGGCTCACCGTGCTGTTCGCGAACGTCGCCGAGTCCGTGGCCGAGGGCCGCGGCAAAGCCCAGGCCGCGACCCTGCGCAAGACCCGGACGAGCACCATGGCGCGGCGGGTCGTCGCTCACGATATGTCGAGCGATCCGCTCGCCGAATCGGCCGAGGTGGTCGAGGTCTCGTCGGCGGAGCTGCAGCGCGACGACGTCGTGATCGTGACCGCGGGTGAGCTCATCCCCGGCGACGGCGACATCATCGCCGGCATCGCAACCGTCGATGAGTCGGCGATCACGGGCGAGAGCGCCCCGGTCATCCGCGAGTCGGGAGGCGACCGCAGCGCCGTCACCGGCGGCACCCGCGTGCTGTCCGACCGGATCGTGGTGCGCATCACCTCCAAGCCGGGCGAGACCTTCGTCGACCGCATGATCGCCCTCGTCGAAGGCGCGAGCCGGCAGCGCACACCGAACGAGATCGCGCTGAACATCCTGCTCGCGAGCCTCTCGATCGTGTTCGTGGTGGTCGTCCTCGCCCTCAACCCGATCGCGTCGTACGCCGCGTCGCCCGTCAGCATCCCGGTCCTCATCGCGCTGCTCGTGTGCCTCATCCCGACGACCATCGGGGCGCTGCTCTCGGCCATCGGCATCGCGGGCATGGACCGCCTCGTGCAGCGCAACGTGCTGGCGATGTCGGGACGAGCGGTCGAGGCGGCCGGAGACGTGACGACACTGCTGCTCGACAAGACCGGCACCATCACCTACGGCAACCGTCGCGCACACGAGGTGCTGCCGCTTCAGGGCGTGGGAGACGCCGAGCTGCTGCGCATCGCGGCCCTCTCGTCGCTCGCCGACCCGACTCCCGAAGGCGCCTCGATCGTCGAGCTGGCCGCGAGCCGCGGCATCCGGGTCGAACAGCCGACGGATGCCGTCATCGTGCCGTTCACCGCGCAGACGCGCATGAGCGGCCTCGATCTCGCCGACGGCACGCAGATCCGCAAGGGTGCCGGCTCCGCCGTGCGCGCCTGGCTCGGGCTCGGGGGCGACGACACGGAGCTGACATCTCTGACGGATGCCGTCGCCTCCAGCGGCGGCACCCCCCTCGTCGTCGCGGTGAAGGGACCGGAAGGCGTTTCGTCTCGCTCCGCTCGCTCAACGACCGAGGCCGCCGACGACGACCGCATCCTCGGGGTCGTGCACCTCAAGGACATCGTCAAGGACGGCCTGCGCGAGCGCTTCGACGAGCTGCGCAGCATGGGTATTCGCACCGTCATGATCACGGGCGACAACCCGCTCACCGCCAAGGCGATCGCTGCGGAGGCCGGTGTCGACGACTTCCTCGCCGAGGCCACGCCCGAGCAGAAGCTCGAGCTGATCCGCCGCGAGCAGGAGGGCGGACGCCTCGTCGCGATGACCGGCGACGGCACGAACGATGCTCCGGCCCTCGCGCAGGCGGATGTCGGTGTCGCGATGAACACCGGCACCTCGGCCGCGAAGGAGGCCGGCAACATGGTCGACCTCGACTCGGATCCGACCAAGCTGATCGACATCGTGCGCATCGGCAAGCAGCTGCTGATCACGCGCGGGGCGCTCACGACGTTCTCGCTCGCCAACGACATCGCGAAGTACTTCGCGATCATCCCGGCGATGTTCATGGGCGTCTTCCCCGGACTCGCCACCCTCAACATCATGCAGCTGCACTCCCCGGCATCCGCTGTCACCAGCGCGATCATCTTCAACGCGATCGTGATCGTCTTCCTCATCCCGCTCGCCCTCCGCGGAGTGAAGTACCGCCCGGCGAGCGCCTCGCAGATCCTGCAGCGCAACCTGCTGATCTACGGCCTCGGCGGCGTGATCGCGCCGTTCATCGGTATCAAGCTCATCGACCTCGTCGTCAGCCTGATCCCCGGATTCTGA
- the kdpC gene encoding potassium-transporting ATPase subunit KdpC, which yields MSSTRTAVRTTGVAVRAMLVLTLVLGVGYTLLVTGIGQLLLPGQANGSPLPDDKGSALIGQSFTDADGEALPEYFQSRPSAAGDGYDGTASSGSNLGPENPDLVAAIEERKTAIAEREGVSPDEVPADAVTASGSGLDPHISVAYALLQVPRVAEARGMSEQDVRAVVESRIQGRDLGFLGEERINVAELNLALDDGEGA from the coding sequence ATGTCCTCCACCCGCACCGCCGTCCGGACCACGGGCGTCGCCGTCCGCGCGATGCTCGTCCTCACCCTCGTCCTGGGCGTCGGCTACACGCTGCTCGTCACCGGTATCGGGCAGCTGCTGCTCCCCGGCCAGGCGAACGGCTCCCCGCTTCCCGACGACAAGGGCAGCGCCCTGATCGGCCAGTCGTTTACGGATGCCGACGGCGAGGCTCTGCCCGAGTACTTCCAGTCCCGCCCCTCGGCGGCCGGCGACGGGTACGACGGCACCGCCTCGAGCGGCAGCAACCTCGGCCCCGAGAACCCCGACCTCGTCGCCGCGATCGAGGAGCGGAAGACGGCGATCGCGGAGCGCGAGGGCGTCTCGCCCGACGAGGTCCCGGCCGACGCGGTGACGGCATCCGGCTCCGGTCTCGACCCGCACATCAGCGTCGCGTACGCGCTGCTGCAGGTGCCGCGCGTCGCCGAAGCCCGAGGCATGAGCGAACAGGACGTCCGCGCCGTCGTGGAGTCTAGGATTCAAGGGCGGGATCTGGGATTCCTCGGCGAGGAGCGCATCAACGTCGCCGAACTCAATCTCGCGCTGGATGACGGGGAGGGCGCATGA
- a CDS encoding ATP-binding protein: MTDGPTRSRPQGPSRAHGSRGRLRVLLGAAPGVGKTFEMLAEGRRLREEGHDVVIAIVETHDRAATLAQTVGLEEVPRRVDLHRGVPLTELDLDAVLARSPEIALVDELAHTNSPGSRHPKRWQDVDQLLAAGIDVITTVNVQHVESLNAVVEKITGVAQQETIPDAVVRAADEIEVVDLAPQSLRDRLSAGHVYPAERIDAALSNYFRLGNLTALRELALLWLADEVDSALRSYRAEQGIEGTWQARERVVVALTGGPEGETLLRRGARIAARSAGGELLAVHVSAQDGLRTETPGALAAQRTLVESLGGSYHQVVGDDIPATLVEFAQGADATQLVIGVSRRGRLTAALTGPGIGAEVIRRSGDIDVHIVTHAAAGGRLALPRMTGGALGWRRQVLGLAVALVFGPLLSWIMFTFRSPESITSEVLAYQLLVVVVALIGGIRPAVFAAVLSGVTLDFLFVAPLFTITIAHPLHVLALALYVVIAILVSIIVDQAARRARTAQRAAAEAELLAAVAGNVLRGDNAVLALVSRTREAFGLSGVRLLSPDGEVLARDGEPVADGRATTIPVGVGANGTPRAVLELNGAPLAGPERRLLDAIVAQLAAAIEHTDLRATALEAEALAETDQVRSALLSAVSHDIRRPLASAVAAIGGLRGAHELSASDRAELLATADESLATLSALVTDLLDVSRVQAGVLAVSATRLEATAPILAAVDELGFGPSDVELSLDPTLPALQADPVLLQRVLVNVLANAHRHAPEGSRVRVSTSTLGDRAEIRIIDRGAGVAPERRDSIFQPFQRFGDTDNTTGLGLGLALSRGFTEGMGGTLTPEDTPGGGLTMVISLPLAAGSTDLEEME; this comes from the coding sequence ATGACGGACGGGCCGACCCGCAGTCGACCGCAGGGACCCAGTCGGGCTCACGGGTCCAGGGGCCGCCTCCGCGTGCTCCTCGGCGCCGCTCCCGGTGTCGGCAAGACCTTCGAGATGCTGGCCGAAGGGCGACGACTCCGCGAGGAGGGGCACGACGTCGTCATCGCCATCGTCGAGACCCACGACCGCGCCGCGACGCTCGCCCAGACCGTCGGCCTGGAAGAGGTCCCTCGTCGCGTCGACCTGCACCGCGGCGTTCCGCTGACCGAACTCGACCTCGACGCGGTCCTCGCTCGATCGCCCGAGATCGCGCTCGTCGACGAGCTCGCCCACACGAACAGTCCCGGCTCGCGGCATCCGAAGCGCTGGCAGGACGTCGATCAGCTGCTCGCCGCCGGAATCGACGTGATCACGACCGTCAACGTGCAGCACGTCGAGTCCCTGAACGCGGTGGTCGAGAAGATCACCGGCGTCGCGCAGCAGGAGACGATCCCGGATGCCGTCGTCCGCGCGGCCGACGAGATCGAGGTCGTCGACCTCGCCCCGCAGTCGCTGCGGGATCGGCTCTCCGCCGGCCACGTCTACCCGGCAGAGCGCATCGACGCGGCGCTGTCGAACTACTTCCGCCTCGGCAACCTCACCGCGCTCCGAGAGCTCGCTCTTCTCTGGCTCGCCGACGAGGTCGACAGTGCGCTGCGCAGCTACCGCGCCGAGCAGGGCATCGAGGGCACCTGGCAGGCGCGCGAGCGGGTGGTCGTCGCGCTCACCGGCGGGCCGGAGGGCGAGACCCTGCTGCGCCGCGGCGCCAGGATCGCCGCACGCTCGGCAGGCGGAGAGTTGCTGGCCGTGCACGTGTCCGCGCAGGACGGCCTGCGCACCGAGACCCCCGGCGCCCTCGCCGCGCAGCGCACACTCGTCGAGTCACTCGGCGGCAGCTACCACCAGGTCGTCGGCGACGACATCCCCGCGACGCTCGTCGAGTTCGCCCAGGGTGCCGACGCCACGCAGCTCGTCATCGGCGTCAGCCGGCGCGGACGCCTCACAGCCGCGCTCACCGGACCCGGCATCGGCGCCGAGGTCATCCGTCGATCCGGCGACATCGACGTGCACATCGTCACCCACGCCGCGGCCGGCGGAAGGCTCGCGCTCCCGCGCATGACCGGCGGCGCACTCGGCTGGCGCCGCCAGGTGCTCGGCCTCGCCGTCGCCCTGGTGTTCGGGCCCTTGCTCTCCTGGATCATGTTCACGTTCCGCAGCCCGGAATCGATCACGTCCGAGGTTCTCGCCTACCAGCTTCTGGTCGTGGTCGTCGCCCTCATCGGCGGCATCCGCCCTGCCGTGTTCGCGGCGGTGCTCTCGGGTGTCACGCTCGACTTCCTCTTCGTCGCCCCGCTCTTCACGATCACGATCGCGCATCCGCTGCATGTGCTCGCCCTCGCGCTGTACGTCGTCATCGCGATCCTGGTGAGCATCATCGTCGACCAGGCGGCGCGGCGGGCGCGCACCGCCCAGCGCGCCGCGGCCGAGGCGGAGCTGCTCGCCGCCGTCGCCGGCAACGTGCTGCGCGGCGACAATGCGGTGCTGGCCCTCGTGAGCCGCACCCGCGAGGCGTTCGGTCTCAGCGGCGTGCGCCTTCTCTCTCCTGACGGCGAGGTGCTCGCGAGAGACGGCGAGCCTGTGGCCGACGGCCGCGCCACGACGATCCCGGTCGGCGTCGGCGCGAACGGCACGCCCCGTGCCGTTCTCGAGCTCAACGGCGCCCCGCTCGCCGGCCCCGAGCGCCGCCTGCTGGACGCGATCGTCGCGCAGCTCGCGGCCGCGATCGAGCACACAGACCTGCGCGCGACCGCGCTCGAAGCCGAGGCCCTCGCCGAGACCGACCAGGTGCGCAGCGCACTGCTGTCGGCGGTCAGCCACGACATCCGCCGGCCGCTGGCTTCGGCCGTCGCCGCGATCGGCGGTCTGCGCGGGGCGCATGAGCTGTCGGCATCCGATCGCGCCGAACTGCTCGCCACGGCCGACGAGAGCCTTGCGACACTGTCGGCCCTCGTCACCGATCTGCTCGACGTGAGTCGCGTGCAGGCAGGAGTACTGGCGGTGTCGGCGACCCGGCTGGAGGCGACGGCCCCGATCCTCGCGGCGGTCGACGAGCTCGGCTTCGGTCCGTCCGATGTGGAGCTCTCCCTCGATCCGACCCTCCCCGCGCTCCAGGCCGACCCGGTGCTCCTGCAGCGGGTGCTCGTGAACGTGCTCGCCAACGCCCACCGCCATGCCCCCGAAGGCAGCCGCGTGCGGGTCTCGACGAGCACCCTCGGCGACCGCGCCGAAATCCGCATCATCGACCGTGGTGCCGGAGTCGCCCCCGAACGCCGCGACAGCATCTTCCAGCCGTTCCAGCGCTTCGGCGACACCGACAACACCACGGGACTCGGTCTCGGACTCGCGCTGTCGCGCGGATTCACCGAGGGCATGGGCGGTACTCTGACACCCGAGGACACGCCTGGTGGCGGCCTCACGATGGTCATCTCCCTGCCGCTGGCTGCAGGGTCCACCGACTTGGAGGAGATGGAGTGA
- a CDS encoding response regulator: MKLLIADDDPQMVRALRITLAAHGYEVVVAADGAAAIAVAAQTHPDLIMLDLGMPRLDGIEVIQALRGWTNVPIIVVSGRTGSADKVEALDAGADDFVTKPFQVDELLARLRALSRRSAPAGGESVVTFSDVVVDLSTKTVTRGGSRVHLTPTEWRMLEHLSRHPGALVTRQDLLKEIWGSEQVSDSGYLRLYMSQLRKKLEQEPSAPVHLLTESGMGYRLVL, from the coding sequence GTGAAGCTCCTCATCGCCGACGACGACCCGCAGATGGTGCGGGCGCTGCGGATCACCCTGGCGGCGCACGGCTACGAGGTCGTCGTCGCAGCGGACGGAGCGGCCGCAATCGCGGTCGCTGCGCAGACGCATCCGGACCTCATCATGCTCGACCTCGGGATGCCGAGGCTCGACGGCATCGAGGTGATCCAGGCGCTGCGCGGTTGGACGAACGTGCCGATCATCGTGGTGTCCGGACGCACGGGCTCCGCTGACAAGGTCGAAGCGCTGGATGCCGGGGCGGATGACTTCGTCACGAAGCCGTTCCAGGTGGACGAGCTGCTGGCGCGGTTGCGAGCGCTCTCGCGTCGGTCCGCTCCCGCCGGGGGCGAGTCGGTGGTGACGTTCTCCGATGTCGTCGTGGATCTCTCGACGAAGACGGTGACCCGAGGCGGCTCACGCGTACACCTCACGCCCACCGAATGGCGGATGCTGGAGCACCTGTCGCGGCATCCGGGCGCTCTCGTCACACGGCAGGATCTGCTCAAGGAGATCTGGGGAAGCGAGCAGGTCTCCGACTCCGGGTATCTGCGGCTCTACATGTCGCAGCTGCGTAAGAAGCTTGAGCAGGAGCCGAGCGCGCCGGTGCACCTGCTCACCGAGTCGGGGATGGGCTACCGGCTCGTGCTCTGA
- a CDS encoding tryptophan-rich sensory protein, whose amino-acid sequence MESRTQDIIRQTVIIASASFMLIAAAVGSGAFGGTSVDELQDGALSAQGSYLAPAGPAFSIWSLIYLGLIAYTVWQALPPQRADERQRAVGGWVAATMVLNGLWLVTAQFLTLVLTWIVIALLLATIARVIVLLGRFPAKNLADRILTDGANGLHFGWVTIATVANITAWLTQTVPSSWGDQAEAWAVAVLVVVLVIGVASAWFTGRIAPALATAWGLAWLAVGRLTGEPESTTTAITAIIVAVLLVVAGVVAVLRGRASAGGSARA is encoded by the coding sequence ATGGAATCCCGGACGCAGGACATCATCCGCCAGACCGTGATCATCGCCTCGGCATCCTTCATGCTGATCGCCGCCGCCGTCGGCTCCGGCGCCTTCGGAGGCACGTCGGTGGACGAGTTGCAGGACGGCGCCCTCTCGGCGCAGGGGTCGTACCTCGCCCCGGCCGGACCCGCCTTCTCGATCTGGTCCCTGATCTACCTCGGACTGATCGCATACACGGTGTGGCAGGCACTCCCGCCCCAGCGCGCGGACGAGCGTCAGCGCGCTGTCGGCGGATGGGTCGCCGCGACCATGGTGCTGAACGGCCTCTGGCTCGTGACCGCGCAGTTCCTGACGCTGGTCCTCACCTGGATCGTCATCGCGCTGCTGCTCGCGACGATCGCGCGGGTCATCGTCCTGCTGGGGCGTTTCCCGGCGAAGAACCTCGCCGACCGCATCCTCACCGACGGTGCGAACGGCCTCCATTTCGGGTGGGTCACCATCGCGACCGTCGCCAACATCACCGCGTGGCTCACGCAGACGGTTCCTTCGAGCTGGGGTGATCAGGCCGAGGCCTGGGCCGTCGCCGTGCTGGTGGTCGTGCTCGTGATCGGCGTGGCATCCGCGTGGTTCACCGGACGGATCGCCCCGGCGCTCGCGACCGCGTGGGGTCTCGCCTGGCTGGCCGTCGGCCGCCTCACGGGCGAGCCGGAGAGCACCACCACTGCGATCACGGCGATCATCGTCGCGGTGCTGCTCGTCGTCGCCGGTGTCGTGGCGGTGCTGCGGGGCCGCGCGAGTGCGGGCGGGTCAGCTCGGGCCTAG
- a CDS encoding TetR/AcrR family transcriptional regulator codes for MTEETVREQILAAADELYYRKGYAAVGMDELRAAAGVSLRRLYGLFPAKNDIVAAVLARKHAQWESGLSAAVTDAGDDARTRLLAVYGYLEDWFCTDDFRGCAFINAFGELGGTNPEVAEIVRSHKASFQEYMAGLVASTGASPLLAAQLSILAEGAQSTAAISADPQVAVQARSAAEVLIDAAVA; via the coding sequence ATGACCGAGGAAACTGTGCGTGAACAGATCCTTGCGGCGGCTGACGAGCTCTACTACCGCAAGGGATACGCGGCTGTGGGCATGGACGAGCTGCGCGCCGCCGCCGGCGTGTCGCTGCGTCGGCTCTACGGGCTGTTCCCCGCCAAGAACGACATCGTCGCCGCCGTCCTCGCGCGCAAGCACGCGCAGTGGGAATCCGGCCTGTCGGCCGCGGTGACGGATGCCGGTGACGACGCGCGCACCCGCCTGCTCGCCGTCTACGGCTACCTCGAGGACTGGTTCTGCACCGATGACTTCCGCGGCTGCGCCTTCATCAACGCATTCGGCGAGCTCGGCGGCACGAACCCCGAGGTCGCCGAGATCGTCCGCTCGCACAAGGCCTCCTTCCAGGAGTACATGGCCGGGCTCGTGGCGAGCACCGGGGCGTCTCCGCTGCTCGCCGCCCAGCTGTCGATCCTCGCCGAGGGTGCCCAGAGCACGGCGGCGATCTCGGCCGACCCGCAGGTCGCGGTGCAGGCGCGCAGTGCCGCCGAGGTGTTGATCGACGCGGCCGTCGCCTGA
- a CDS encoding alpha/beta fold hydrolase, with the protein MGYITVGNENSTPIELYYEDQGAGQPVVLIHGYPLDGHSWERQTRELLAQGYRVITYDRRGFGQSSKVNAGYDYDTFAADLNTVLETLDLRDVVLVGFSMGTGELARYVATYGHERVAKLAFLASLEPFLVQRDDNPEGVPQEVFDGIEAAAKGDRFAWFTDFYKNFYNLDENLGSRISEQAVTGSWNVAIGSAPVAAYAVVSAWIEDFRGDVEAVRAAAKPTLILHGTKDNILPIDATARRFHQAVPDADYVEVEGAPHGLLWTHADEVNAALKAFLAK; encoded by the coding sequence ATGGGTTACATCACCGTCGGAAACGAGAACAGCACCCCGATCGAGCTGTACTACGAAGACCAGGGAGCCGGTCAGCCGGTCGTCCTGATCCACGGCTATCCGCTCGACGGCCACAGCTGGGAGCGCCAGACCCGCGAGCTCCTCGCCCAGGGCTACCGCGTCATCACCTACGACCGCCGCGGCTTCGGCCAGTCGTCCAAGGTGAACGCCGGCTACGACTACGACACCTTCGCCGCCGACCTGAACACAGTCCTCGAGACCCTCGACCTGCGCGACGTCGTGCTCGTCGGCTTCTCGATGGGCACCGGAGAGCTGGCCCGCTACGTCGCCACCTACGGCCACGAGCGCGTCGCCAAGCTCGCCTTCCTCGCCTCGCTCGAGCCCTTCCTCGTGCAGCGCGACGACAACCCCGAGGGTGTTCCGCAGGAAGTCTTCGACGGTATCGAGGCAGCCGCCAAGGGCGACCGCTTCGCCTGGTTCACCGACTTCTACAAGAACTTCTACAACCTCGACGAGAACCTCGGCTCGCGCATCAGCGAGCAGGCCGTCACCGGCAGCTGGAACGTCGCGATCGGCAGCGCACCCGTCGCCGCCTACGCCGTCGTCTCCGCCTGGATCGAGGACTTCCGCGGTGACGTGGAAGCCGTGCGCGCCGCCGCCAAGCCCACGCTGATCCTGCACGGCACGAAGGACAACATCCTCCCGATCGACGCCACGGCCCGCCGCTTCCACCAGGCGGTGCCGGATGCCGACTACGTCGAGGTCGAGGGCGCCCCGCACGGCCTCCTCTGGACGCACGCCGACGAGGTCAACGCCGCACTGAAGGCGTTCCTCGCGAAGTAG